A genomic segment from uncultured Desulfuromonas sp. encodes:
- a CDS encoding EAL domain-containing protein: protein MPNFSLSHQAVLFPEMFNAAASYHALPISILIIDDEQRARQSVCDLLKPLGHRLTQAGSVSEAIKWLEMENFTLALVDLQLPDGTGHDIMRYVVDHQIDTRLIVVSGESTFDHATLSLRNGACDFLRKPYMPATLLESVNKELDKAQTQNRYERIQEELKGSEALHRFIVNNSPDIIYMLDEEGRFSFVNKRVQSLLGYSDKKLIGQHYSSIVYGEDHEKAQFVFNERRTGDRASHAVELRLLNRHNKEIRFVEARSLSVELTSMGIYRAGRGDNEEFIGTYGVIRDITERKRSEALQHYHQYHDHLTDLPNRTLFLDRLHMALAQARRNGHHLAVLFLDIDRFRKVNDSLGHLAGDKILQRITQRLNTNLREEDTLARIGSDEFLLLLPNIKTPGDALIIAEKINQSCSVPMTYQGQDLRLTFSIGIATFPDHATSREDLIRYADLAKCQVKQNGRNGCLLYQPQHQHLQVSALEMETAIRQGLQDDQFELYYQPQIDLVAGKVAGLEALVRWKHPERGLLNPSLFIPVAEQSSLICDLGQWAVERACCDAAMLRKRGFDGLKIAVNVSIQHFERPSFAQHILDNVSRHDLGSNRLEIEITESNIMRNMERGAQLLTSLSEQGIGVAIDDFGTGYSSLSYLQTLPVATVKIDRSFICNLGDEKNGLPIVIAVLNLAAALNIHCIAEGVESQEQKQLLQDAGCRLIQGFYYSSPLSLAQLVPYLKQSQNGRLIQSKQLRDVTEE from the coding sequence ATGCCTAACTTTTCACTCTCGCATCAAGCGGTCCTGTTCCCGGAAATGTTCAATGCCGCCGCGTCCTACCATGCGCTGCCGATCTCGATTCTGATTATTGATGATGAACAACGCGCTCGCCAAAGTGTCTGCGATCTGCTGAAACCTCTGGGGCACCGCCTGACTCAGGCAGGGTCGGTTTCTGAAGCGATCAAGTGGCTTGAGATGGAAAATTTCACCTTGGCGCTGGTCGACCTGCAACTGCCGGACGGTACTGGTCACGACATCATGCGTTATGTGGTCGATCATCAGATTGACACGCGACTGATTGTCGTCAGCGGCGAATCGACCTTTGACCATGCCACCCTGTCCCTACGCAACGGTGCATGTGACTTTCTTCGCAAACCCTACATGCCCGCAACCCTGCTGGAGAGCGTCAACAAAGAGCTCGACAAAGCCCAGACTCAGAATCGATACGAGCGCATCCAGGAAGAGCTCAAAGGGTCCGAAGCCCTACATCGCTTTATCGTCAATAATTCGCCGGACATCATCTACATGCTCGATGAGGAGGGACGCTTTTCTTTTGTCAACAAACGCGTTCAGTCCCTGCTTGGCTACAGCGATAAAAAACTGATCGGTCAGCATTATTCATCGATTGTCTACGGCGAAGACCATGAAAAAGCGCAATTTGTCTTCAATGAACGGCGCACCGGCGACCGCGCTTCCCATGCGGTTGAACTGCGCCTGCTTAACCGCCACAACAAAGAGATCCGCTTTGTGGAAGCGCGCAGCTTGTCTGTTGAATTGACCTCCATGGGCATTTATCGCGCCGGACGGGGCGACAATGAAGAATTCATTGGCACCTACGGCGTCATCCGCGACATTACCGAGCGCAAACGCTCAGAGGCTCTGCAACATTACCATCAATATCACGACCACCTGACCGATCTGCCCAACCGCACACTGTTTCTTGACCGCCTGCATATGGCTCTGGCCCAGGCACGCCGCAACGGTCATCATCTGGCGGTTCTGTTTCTCGATATTGATCGCTTCAGAAAGGTCAACGACAGCCTTGGGCACCTTGCCGGGGACAAAATCCTCCAGCGGATCACCCAACGCCTGAACACCAACCTGCGCGAAGAAGACACCCTGGCACGCATTGGCAGTGATGAGTTTCTCCTGCTGCTGCCGAACATCAAGACTCCCGGTGATGCCTTGATTATTGCTGAAAAAATCAATCAGAGCTGTTCCGTGCCCATGACGTATCAGGGGCAGGACCTGCGCCTGACATTCAGCATCGGCATCGCCACATTCCCGGACCACGCCACCAGCCGCGAAGACCTGATCCGCTATGCCGACCTCGCCAAGTGCCAGGTCAAGCAGAACGGGCGCAACGGCTGCCTTCTTTATCAGCCTCAGCACCAGCATCTCCAGGTTTCCGCTCTGGAGATGGAAACGGCCATTCGACAGGGACTTCAGGATGATCAGTTTGAACTCTACTATCAACCCCAGATCGATCTGGTCGCCGGAAAGGTTGCCGGTCTGGAAGCTCTGGTGCGTTGGAAGCATCCTGAACGGGGGCTGTTAAATCCCTCGTTGTTTATTCCCGTCGCCGAACAGAGCAGCCTGATCTGTGATTTGGGCCAGTGGGCTGTCGAGCGAGCCTGTTGTGATGCTGCCATGCTGCGTAAACGCGGGTTTGACGGGCTTAAAATCGCCGTCAATGTGTCTATTCAGCACTTTGAACGCCCCTCATTTGCCCAGCACATTCTCGACAATGTCAGCCGTCACGATCTGGGCTCGAACAGGCTGGAAATTGAGATCACCGAAAGTAATATCATGAGAAACATGGAGCGCGGTGCCCAGCTGTTGACCAGTCTGTCCGAACAGGGGATCGGTGTCGCTATTGACGACTTCGGCACCGGCTATTCCTCCTTGAGCTACCTGCAGACCCTGCCGGTAGCGACGGTGAAAATCGACCGCTCTTTTATCTGCAACCTGGGCGATGAAAAGAACGGTCTGCCGATTGTCATCGCGGTGCTCAACCTTGCGGCCGCCCTCAATATCCACTGCATTGCCGAAGGGGTCGAATCGCAGGAGCAGAAACAGCTGTTACAGGATGCCGGTTGTCGCTTGATTCAAGGCTTCTATTACAGCAGTCCCTTGTCGTTAGCGCAGTTGGTGCCTTATCTTAAACAGAGTCAAAACGGTCGCCTGATTCAGTCTAAACAGCTTCGTGACGTGACAGAAGAGTGA
- a CDS encoding SH3 domain-containing protein, protein MGKEGIIKHLLVAGIILLLSACSLPLSARTPQDLQRIPQNPQAFVGEHDSDQPLLSALEQQRQAEAYRHRYYLPWQSDGPLSTTQDPFWAIDWMNSHTVFAANLRPLDTDQRQALADLARPQDYPSLHQPATMVRSCSARALPTSSPLFDDPQRPGAGFPFDQLQHAILPANTPVLITHQSADQAWTFVESAAVYGWVPSDAVVSVNEAQAREIEALPLGCLLEDGLGIFDRDNRWCFASRHGALLPLVERSADSATLRIVVADENHRAMLCDATLPASAVASLPLPLTKAHLAQRAATMMGQPYDWGEQFGGRDCSATLRDLFAPFGLWLPRNSSQQAKVGEVLPLSHLSPQQCEQMILEQGIPLATFISLPGHIMLYVGQYEGRAIVLHTLWGLKTTSLFGTEGRWLVGKTVLTTLQPGLEQNNLWQSIGDLRSRITQMSFPLQPAQSEQED, encoded by the coding sequence ATGGGCAAAGAGGGTATAATCAAACATCTGCTTGTTGCAGGCATAATCCTGCTGCTATCGGCCTGCTCTCTGCCGCTATCGGCACGCACACCTCAGGACCTGCAGCGCATTCCCCAGAATCCTCAGGCATTTGTCGGTGAACACGACAGTGATCAGCCACTGCTCAGTGCGCTGGAACAACAACGCCAGGCCGAGGCATACCGTCACCGTTATTATCTGCCCTGGCAAAGTGACGGACCACTGTCCACCACGCAAGATCCGTTCTGGGCCATCGACTGGATGAACAGTCACACGGTCTTTGCGGCCAACCTGCGCCCCCTGGATACCGATCAGCGCCAGGCATTGGCGGATCTGGCCCGGCCACAGGACTATCCCAGCCTTCATCAGCCCGCGACAATGGTGCGCTCCTGTTCAGCTCGGGCACTACCCACCAGCAGCCCGTTGTTTGACGATCCGCAACGTCCCGGCGCGGGTTTTCCATTTGACCAGCTGCAACATGCCATCCTGCCGGCCAATACCCCGGTGCTGATCACCCATCAGTCGGCCGATCAGGCCTGGACCTTTGTTGAATCAGCAGCGGTCTACGGTTGGGTGCCAAGCGATGCTGTGGTCAGCGTGAATGAAGCACAGGCTCGCGAGATCGAAGCCTTGCCACTGGGGTGTTTATTGGAAGATGGCCTGGGAATTTTCGACAGGGATAACCGCTGGTGCTTTGCCTCGCGCCATGGCGCGCTACTGCCCCTGGTTGAGCGCAGTGCCGATAGCGCCACGCTGCGCATTGTCGTTGCGGATGAAAATCATCGCGCAATGCTGTGCGATGCAACGTTGCCCGCATCAGCCGTAGCGTCATTGCCTCTGCCACTGACAAAGGCCCATCTGGCGCAACGCGCCGCCACCATGATGGGGCAACCTTACGATTGGGGCGAGCAATTCGGCGGGCGCGACTGCTCGGCAACCCTCCGCGATCTGTTTGCCCCGTTCGGTCTCTGGCTGCCGCGCAATTCCTCGCAGCAGGCCAAGGTTGGCGAGGTTCTTCCCTTATCCCACCTTAGCCCACAACAATGCGAACAAATGATCCTTGAGCAGGGGATTCCTTTAGCCACTTTTATCAGCTTGCCCGGTCATATCATGCTTTACGTCGGCCAGTATGAAGGACGCGCCATCGTCTTGCACACGCTGTGGGGGTTGAAAACAACCTCGCTGTTCGGCACAGAAGGACGCTGGCTTGTGGGCAAGACCGTCCTCACCACCCTGCAACCGGGCTTGGAACAAAATAATCTGTGGCAGTCCATCGGTGATCTGCGCAGCCGCATCACCCAGATGAGTTTTCCGTTGCAGCCCGCCCAATCTGAGCAAGAGGACTGA
- a CDS encoding S8 family serine peptidase, giving the protein MMLKKLMRKLLCSLVVMTLLGATPVVAQTVIGGASNKAAFTDQGESRYIVQLEGQPVALYQGDIPGYAATNPRAAGTDKLDLASPAAQAYSDYLRQQRQLFLSQAETLLGTPLAVVHDYTVTFNGVSVNLTAAQARLLSKVPGVIRIQQEQITKPRQHQASSATSQSVIRHAPLNNRQRMTAITLVLVVFALCWGVAEALRRRRAATLMWWGIAVVLTSLMAACGSGGDKIVNIEWPYEHDCSPGVAWINAPAVWYGALFSPPFGTMGEGVVVGIIDTGINPYNPSFAEVGGDGYEHVNPKGKFYGVCDPDNPDYDPDFPCNNKLIGAWVLADDREINVDTDGHGSHVAATAAGNIVYDAAVTLDSGYYLSATISGVAPHANIISYNTEKADGSLSSDAILAAIEQAVVDEVDVINMSLGGGKANPWTDTEIGLPLFAAHEAGIYVAVAAGNDGPGEATVDNPGIIPWLTAVAATTHDISYVNTLEFVDDDATKESIAGLALSLGYESADIVYAGDYGDATCTGSFNALFDGQIVICDRGDNDRTEKAVNVAANGGGAMILAEVDPGDKAALMTDACVIPSVHIAYDDAEQLKVWLNEAVAAGKPLRGLLTGTEAVSDPLDGDIVTGFSSRGENSVVPEIIKPDIAAPGANIFAPVAEAEGYAVYNGTSMASPHVAGVLALVKGLHPEWSPAQAQSAIMSTAWTDVTTDYVGTAATPFDGGAGRINAPLAMRCALLLDEQTDAFRLADPANSSWAEGGLDSVPLTLNLAAFGDGNCIGQSQWTRELTNVGEVTTRWSVSVIDTENLSLSVVPDSFELAAGESIELQVTADATTAPLNEWLFGRVVLTEEAGRVPTEHFPLAVYPQAFSVPETLEAVSDQISSSASWYNLQTSGATQITSYGLVAAQQTQELVSSDPTPADYTNDDGGVVWLTVDVAEGTLALYVDADSQDSPDIDLFVGQQGSDEEIGVSATGGADESVTVMNPEPGQWWIAVQNFASGSVDDLVTIRYGVVNETDAGLASLTVTPQNPSASPFVLTTQWAVPTLESREYWYGVVGVDVNTVEGLQEKLIPLRVVGE; this is encoded by the coding sequence ATGATGCTGAAAAAATTGATGCGGAAATTGCTTTGTAGCCTTGTTGTGATGACATTGCTAGGGGCGACACCGGTGGTGGCGCAAACCGTAATCGGTGGAGCATCAAATAAAGCAGCGTTTACGGACCAGGGCGAGAGTCGCTACATTGTTCAGCTGGAGGGGCAACCTGTTGCCCTTTATCAGGGGGATATCCCCGGTTATGCGGCGACCAATCCGCGTGCTGCGGGAACAGACAAATTGGATCTTGCCAGCCCCGCAGCGCAGGCGTATAGCGATTATCTGCGTCAGCAACGCCAGCTGTTTTTGAGTCAGGCCGAAACGCTTCTTGGTACGCCGCTGGCGGTTGTTCACGACTATACCGTGACCTTTAATGGTGTCAGCGTCAATCTGACTGCTGCACAGGCTCGGCTGCTGAGCAAAGTGCCGGGAGTAATTCGCATACAACAAGAACAGATCACTAAACCGCGTCAACATCAGGCTTCCAGTGCGACCAGTCAAAGCGTCATCCGGCATGCGCCACTCAATAACCGTCAACGGATGACGGCGATAACTCTGGTGCTGGTGGTGTTCGCACTTTGTTGGGGCGTAGCCGAGGCACTGCGTCGGCGGCGGGCAGCGACCCTGATGTGGTGGGGCATTGCTGTGGTGTTGACCTCACTGATGGCGGCCTGTGGCTCGGGCGGTGACAAAATAGTCAACATCGAGTGGCCCTATGAGCACGATTGTTCTCCGGGAGTCGCCTGGATCAACGCCCCGGCCGTGTGGTATGGCGCGTTGTTCAGCCCGCCGTTCGGTACCATGGGCGAAGGCGTGGTCGTCGGCATTATCGATACCGGCATCAATCCCTACAATCCTTCGTTTGCCGAAGTAGGTGGCGATGGCTATGAACACGTCAATCCGAAGGGGAAATTTTATGGCGTCTGCGATCCGGATAATCCCGATTATGATCCGGACTTTCCCTGTAATAATAAGCTGATCGGTGCCTGGGTGCTGGCGGATGATCGCGAAATTAATGTCGATACCGATGGCCATGGTAGCCATGTGGCGGCAACGGCTGCGGGCAATATCGTTTATGATGCGGCGGTGACTCTGGACTCCGGGTATTACCTGTCCGCGACCATTTCCGGCGTGGCACCCCACGCCAATATTATCTCCTATAACACGGAAAAGGCCGATGGATCACTCTCAAGTGATGCCATACTTGCTGCCATTGAACAGGCGGTAGTGGATGAGGTGGATGTCATCAATATGTCACTGGGGGGAGGAAAGGCAAATCCGTGGACAGACACCGAAATTGGTTTGCCGTTGTTTGCCGCCCATGAGGCGGGTATCTATGTGGCCGTGGCCGCCGGCAATGACGGTCCCGGTGAAGCAACCGTTGACAATCCGGGGATTATCCCGTGGCTGACGGCTGTGGCGGCGACCACCCACGATATCAGCTATGTGAATACCCTGGAGTTTGTTGATGATGATGCGACTAAAGAGTCAATTGCAGGACTGGCTCTTTCGTTGGGCTATGAGTCAGCCGATATCGTTTATGCCGGCGATTATGGGGACGCGACCTGTACCGGCAGCTTTAATGCGTTGTTTGATGGCCAGATTGTCATCTGTGATCGTGGTGACAATGACCGGACGGAGAAGGCAGTGAATGTTGCGGCCAATGGCGGCGGGGCGATGATTCTGGCCGAAGTGGATCCGGGGGATAAAGCTGCTCTGATGACGGATGCCTGTGTGATTCCCTCGGTTCATATCGCCTATGACGATGCCGAGCAGCTCAAAGTATGGCTGAATGAGGCGGTTGCCGCGGGGAAACCACTGCGTGGTTTGTTGACGGGGACCGAAGCGGTCAGTGATCCACTGGATGGTGACATTGTCACCGGTTTCAGCTCGCGGGGGGAAAACAGTGTTGTGCCGGAGATTATTAAACCGGATATTGCCGCACCGGGAGCAAATATCTTCGCGCCGGTCGCTGAGGCGGAAGGGTATGCGGTCTACAACGGCACCTCCATGGCCAGTCCCCATGTGGCCGGGGTACTGGCACTGGTCAAAGGACTGCACCCGGAGTGGAGTCCGGCCCAGGCGCAATCGGCGATTATGAGCACAGCATGGACCGATGTGACCACCGATTATGTTGGCACGGCGGCGACACCGTTTGATGGCGGCGCCGGGCGTATCAATGCCCCCTTGGCCATGCGCTGTGCGTTGCTGCTTGATGAACAGACCGACGCCTTTCGCCTGGCAGACCCGGCCAACTCATCCTGGGCCGAAGGCGGTCTTGACTCTGTGCCATTGACCTTGAACTTGGCGGCATTCGGTGACGGAAATTGTATCGGACAAAGCCAGTGGACTCGCGAGCTGACCAATGTCGGCGAGGTGACGACTCGTTGGTCGGTGTCCGTCATCGACACGGAAAATCTTTCGTTGAGCGTGGTGCCGGACTCGTTTGAGTTGGCCGCGGGGGAAAGTATTGAATTGCAGGTGACCGCTGATGCCACGACTGCGCCATTGAACGAGTGGCTTTTCGGACGTGTTGTGCTCACGGAAGAAGCCGGACGCGTACCGACAGAACATTTTCCGCTGGCGGTCTATCCTCAGGCCTTTTCCGTGCCTGAAACTCTTGAAGCGGTCAGTGACCAGATCAGCTCGAGCGCCTCTTGGTACAATCTGCAGACGTCCGGCGCAACGCAGATCACCTCCTACGGGCTGGTCGCAGCCCAGCAGACGCAAGAGTTGGTGAGTTCTGACCCAACACCCGCCGATTATACCAACGATGATGGAGGTGTCGTCTGGCTGACCGTTGATGTCGCCGAGGGCACTCTGGCGTTGTATGTTGATGCCGATTCACAGGATTCACCAGACATTGATCTATTTGTCGGCCAACAGGGCAGTGATGAAGAGATTGGCGTCAGTGCGACTGGCGGTGCTGATGAGTCCGTTACAGTGATGAACCCTGAACCCGGCCAATGGTGGATTGCCGTGCAGAATTTTGCGTCAGGCAGTGTTGATGATCTGGTGACCATCCGCTACGGCGTGGTCAACGAGACGGATGCGGGGCTGGCGAGCTTGACCGTCACGCCGCAAAACCCGTCGGCCAGTCCGTTTGTGCTGACAACCCAGTGGGCTGTGCCGACACTTGAAAGCAGAGAATACTGGTACGGAGTGGTCGGTGTCGATGTGAATACCGTCGAGGGACTGCAGGAAAAATTGATTCCATTGCGGGTGGTGGGCGAATAA
- the budA gene encoding acetolactate decarboxylase yields MTKMSRHILICLLLLTWSSVVCAAQPALVQISTIDALLGGMYDGVTTIGDLKQHGDLGIGTFDGLDGEMVVVDGQVFRVPADGHVMSVSDNETTPFASVTRFAPTRHQSLEQGTDLAAFTAQMDKIMGSPNLFCAFKVEGQFKHVRTRSVPKQNKPYPPLVEVVKHQPVFEMDNVRGVLVGFYCPPFVKGVNVPGYHLHFLTDDHQRGGHVLAFDIEQATVQLQPLHKFTLLLPQGGDFSTMDLDRDRGAELEKVEK; encoded by the coding sequence ATGACAAAGATGTCTCGACACATACTGATATGCCTGCTGCTCCTGACCTGGAGCAGCGTTGTTTGTGCCGCGCAACCGGCTCTGGTACAGATTTCGACGATTGATGCCTTACTCGGCGGTATGTATGACGGTGTGACGACGATTGGAGATCTGAAACAGCACGGTGATCTCGGTATCGGCACCTTTGATGGCCTCGATGGTGAGATGGTGGTGGTCGATGGCCAGGTGTTCCGGGTGCCTGCGGATGGCCACGTGATGTCGGTCAGTGATAACGAAACGACGCCGTTTGCCTCGGTGACCCGTTTTGCGCCGACGCGCCACCAGTCGCTCGAACAGGGCACTGATCTTGCCGCTTTCACCGCGCAGATGGATAAGATCATGGGCTCACCCAACCTGTTTTGTGCGTTCAAGGTCGAGGGGCAGTTCAAGCATGTGCGGACCCGCAGCGTTCCCAAACAGAACAAACCCTATCCGCCGCTGGTCGAGGTGGTCAAACACCAGCCGGTATTTGAAATGGACAACGTGCGCGGTGTCCTGGTTGGCTTCTATTGTCCGCCCTTTGTCAAAGGGGTCAATGTCCCCGGCTATCACCTCCATTTTCTCACGGACGATCACCAACGTGGCGGCCATGTTCTTGCCTTTGATATTGAACAGGCCACCGTCCAGTTACAACCGTTACATAAGTTCACCCTGTTGTTGCCGCAAGGCGGAGATTTTTCAACCATGGACCTTGATCGTGACCGGGGTGCCGAGCTGGAGAAGGTGGAAAAATGA
- a CDS encoding amidohydrolase family protein, giving the protein MVDLLVRRARIVGQDGMVDIACRDGRIIEVGTELPITAVEEIDAAGQLVTPPFVDSHFHMDATLALHDQPRRNISGTLLEGIALWGDLKPEQTVERITERAMKLLSWSIARGTLAIRSHVDICDQQLRAVEALVAVRERIKPYVDLQLVAFPQDGYLRDPNAKEQLTRALDLGVDVIGGIPHFERTMADGAESIRQLCELAAERGLMVDMHCDESDDPLSRHVESLAYHTQRCGLQGRVTGSHLTSMHSMDNYYVSKLLPLMAEAQLNAICNPLVNMVLQGRHDTYPKRRGLTRVKEMLAAGITVALGHDDIVDPWYPLGSHDMLDVAHMGVHALHMSGTTEMEQLFDAVTTNAARILNLEGYGLEPGCYADMVILQAPDPIEALRLRATRLKVIRRGRVIAESAPQCSNLHLGDTTLDVDFSL; this is encoded by the coding sequence ATGGTCGATTTGCTGGTAAGACGCGCACGGATTGTTGGTCAGGATGGAATGGTGGATATCGCCTGCCGAGATGGGCGAATCATTGAAGTCGGCACTGAGCTACCGATCACAGCGGTCGAGGAGATTGACGCCGCCGGACAGCTGGTGACGCCGCCGTTTGTCGACAGCCATTTTCATATGGATGCCACTCTGGCGCTGCACGATCAGCCGCGGCGCAACATCAGCGGCACCCTGCTCGAAGGGATTGCCCTGTGGGGTGACCTAAAGCCGGAGCAGACCGTGGAGCGGATCACCGAGCGCGCCATGAAGCTGTTGTCGTGGTCCATTGCCCGCGGCACGTTGGCTATTCGCTCCCATGTCGATATCTGTGATCAGCAATTACGCGCCGTCGAAGCACTGGTCGCGGTGCGCGAGCGGATTAAGCCCTATGTGGACCTGCAATTGGTCGCCTTTCCCCAGGATGGCTATCTGCGTGACCCCAACGCCAAAGAACAACTGACACGTGCCCTGGACCTGGGCGTCGATGTCATCGGCGGCATTCCCCATTTTGAACGCACCATGGCCGATGGTGCCGAGTCGATCCGCCAACTGTGTGAGCTGGCGGCCGAGCGTGGCCTGATGGTGGATATGCACTGTGACGAATCCGATGATCCGTTGTCACGCCATGTTGAGAGTCTGGCTTATCATACCCAACGCTGTGGTCTGCAGGGGCGGGTGACCGGCTCCCACCTGACCTCCATGCACAGCATGGACAACTATTATGTCAGCAAATTATTACCTCTAATGGCCGAAGCACAGCTTAACGCCATCTGCAACCCGCTGGTCAACATGGTGCTGCAGGGCCGCCACGACACTTATCCGAAACGGCGCGGTCTGACACGGGTCAAAGAGATGCTGGCCGCCGGGATCACTGTCGCCCTCGGGCACGATGATATTGTCGATCCGTGGTATCCCCTTGGTAGCCACGACATGCTCGATGTGGCCCATATGGGTGTTCATGCTCTGCATATGAGCGGTACCACAGAGATGGAACAACTGTTTGATGCCGTCACCACCAATGCTGCTCGTATTCTCAACCTTGAAGGCTATGGCTTGGAGCCGGGCTGTTATGCCGACATGGTGATTCTCCAGGCGCCCGATCCCATTGAGGCGCTGCGTTTGCGTGCCACCCGTCTGAAAGTGATCCGCCGGGGCCGGGTGATTGCTGAAAGCGCCCCGCAGTGTTCGAACCTGCATCTCGGTGACACGACGCTGGATGTGGATTTTTCCCTCTGA
- a CDS encoding sodium:solute symporter family protein gives MVELALVDKIVIALYLMCILGVGLWAGRRVTELEEYAVADRNYNSLIIAATLSASFIGGGFTMGNAEKVFSIGIINIVVLWGFSLKELLVARYIAPNAGRFPTAISVGDVMEVDYGKVGKVVTGVFSVLLCAGILGAQIGGMGYLFNLFLGLSVPTGILIGMGIIIIYDTIGGMRAVVATDVLQFLVLSIGIPLSLIMGIYALGGIDVLQSRLPDGHLEIFGSISLVKFLSLFLTFLLGETLVPPYVRRLFISKDINHLCRGTFMSGIFSIPFFAISGSLGLVALALNPQIDPNQAIPYVVQSTLPIGLRGLVIAGIIAVVMSSADSFLNSASVAFVNDIVNPLRKEKLSEQRGLLWARLATLVTGGLAIIFAIRIQSLLDILIYAYNFWSPIILVPLAATLLGYHATKRAFVGGAVAGLVGVYVWNVVLGSPGGFDGLLVGVFANLAVFSAVNALVPSRTVSADA, from the coding sequence ATGGTTGAACTGGCATTGGTCGATAAAATCGTCATTGCGCTCTACCTGATGTGTATTCTCGGCGTGGGGCTCTGGGCAGGTCGTCGGGTGACGGAGCTTGAAGAATACGCTGTTGCTGATCGCAACTATAATTCGTTGATCATTGCCGCGACTCTGTCCGCCTCATTTATCGGTGGCGGTTTTACCATGGGCAATGCTGAAAAGGTTTTTTCCATCGGCATTATCAATATCGTGGTGTTGTGGGGATTCAGCCTCAAGGAGCTCCTTGTCGCCCGCTACATTGCCCCCAATGCTGGGCGTTTTCCCACGGCGATTTCGGTCGGGGATGTGATGGAAGTGGATTACGGAAAAGTCGGTAAAGTGGTCACCGGCGTGTTCTCCGTGCTGTTGTGTGCCGGTATTCTCGGTGCCCAGATCGGCGGCATGGGGTATCTGTTCAATCTGTTTCTTGGTTTATCGGTTCCGACCGGGATACTGATCGGCATGGGGATAATCATTATCTATGACACTATCGGTGGCATGCGAGCCGTTGTCGCCACCGATGTGTTGCAGTTTCTTGTCTTGTCCATCGGTATCCCCCTGTCGTTGATTATGGGCATTTACGCGCTGGGCGGGATTGATGTGTTGCAGAGTCGTCTTCCTGACGGACATCTGGAGATCTTCGGCTCGATCAGTCTGGTCAAGTTTCTCTCGCTGTTTCTTACCTTTTTGCTTGGTGAAACTCTGGTTCCTCCGTATGTGCGCCGTCTATTTATCAGTAAAGATATCAATCATTTGTGCCGCGGAACGTTTATGAGCGGTATTTTTTCTATCCCGTTCTTTGCCATTTCCGGCAGCCTTGGACTGGTCGCCCTGGCGCTCAATCCACAAATTGATCCCAACCAGGCGATTCCCTATGTGGTGCAGTCGACCCTGCCCATTGGTCTGCGTGGTCTGGTCATTGCCGGGATTATCGCCGTGGTCATGTCGTCGGCGGATTCGTTTCTCAACAGTGCCTCGGTGGCATTCGTCAACGACATCGTCAATCCGTTACGTAAGGAAAAGCTCAGTGAGCAGCGCGGCCTGTTGTGGGCGCGTTTGGCGACGCTGGTGACCGGAGGTCTGGCCATTATTTTTGCCATCCGCATTCAAAGTCTGCTCGATATCCTGATTTATGCCTACAACTTCTGGTCGCCGATCATTTTGGTGCCGCTGGCGGCGACATTATTGGGCTACCACGCGACGAAACGGGCCTTTGTCGGTGGCGCTGTCGCCGGACTTGTCGGCGTCTATGTGTGGAATGTGGTGCTTGGCAGTCCCGGTGGCTTTGACGGTTTGCTGGTCGGCGTGTTTGCCAACCTGGCCGTGTTCAGCGCGGTGAATGCGCTGGTGCCTTCACGCACTGTTTCGGCCGATGCCTAA
- a CDS encoding response regulator receiver protein, with protein MLPVIIAYQSPAETAALKQCIEQAGCLAKSVTTLNEAIDALREEDAAIMLLGKTFEGSCALDVIPIFRYLQKHLKIILLADDATVGFLRQARAAGIFYHAMEPHDEEDCHELQLALECAREACEKQGKSLWKKLAPMFGGAN; from the coding sequence ATGTTACCCGTGATTATTGCCTACCAGTCTCCCGCTGAAACCGCTGCTCTGAAGCAATGCATTGAGCAGGCCGGATGCCTCGCCAAATCGGTGACAACCCTCAATGAAGCGATTGATGCGCTGCGCGAAGAAGATGCCGCGATCATGCTGCTGGGTAAAACCTTTGAAGGCAGTTGTGCGCTGGATGTGATTCCGATTTTCCGCTATCTGCAGAAACATCTGAAAATCATTCTGCTGGCGGATGATGCGACGGTTGGCTTCCTGCGCCAGGCACGGGCTGCGGGGATTTTTTATCACGCCATGGAACCGCACGACGAAGAAGATTGCCATGAGTTGCAGCTGGCTCTGGAGTGTGCGCGTGAAGCCTGTGAGAAACAGGGCAAGAGTTTATGGAAAAAACTGGCACCGATGTTCGGAGGTGCCAACTAA